The following proteins are co-located in the Salvelinus fontinalis isolate EN_2023a chromosome 29, ASM2944872v1, whole genome shotgun sequence genome:
- the chrnb3a gene encoding neuronal acetylcholine receptor subunit beta-3a, translating to MRIIMNWRVSLLVLSAMCALCLGTIPGEYGSLAEMEDLLLRNLFQGYQRWVRPIQHANDTVTVRFGLKISQLVDVDEKNQLMTTNVWLWQEWIDYKLRWNPEDYGGITSIRVPSETIWLPDIVLYENADGRFEGSLMTKAIVKSNGRITWTPPASYKSACTMDVTFFPFDRQNCSMKFGSWTYDGNMVDMILLDDYVDRKDFFDNGEWEILNATGARGNRRDGMYSFPFITYSFILKRLPLFYTLFLIIPCLGLSFLTVLVFYLPSDEGEKLSLSTSVLVSLTVFLLVIEEIIPSSSKVIPLIGEYLLFIMIFVTLSIIVTVFVINVHHRSSATYHPMSPWVRSLFLQRLPRMLCMRGHTDRYHYPELAPESPELNPQSGCQRSSGAHGQSPLEGKEDESQAWVTMLERATYSVRYISCHIRKEHFIREVVLDWKFVAQVLDRIFLWAFLTVSVLGTILIFTPALQIFLSTPPQSGPSNPH from the exons ATGAGAATCATCATGAATTGGCGGGTATCTCTGCTTGTCCTTTCGGCGATGTGTGCGCTTTGTCTCGGCACCATCCCCG GTGAGTATGGCTCTCTGGCTGAGATGGAGGATCTCCTGTTAAGGAACCTGTTCCAGGGGTACCAGCGTTGGGTCCGGCCCATCCAGCACGCCAACGACACGGTCACAGTACGCTTCGGACTCAAGATCTCACAGCTGGTGGACGTG gaTGAGAAGAACCAGCTGATGACCACTAATGTGTGGCTGTGGCAg GAGTGGATAGATTATAAACTGCGATGGAACCCTGAGGACTATGGTGGGATCACATCGATCAGAGTTCCATCTGAGACTATCTGGCTGCCCGACATTGTGCTCTATGAGAA tGCTGACGGGCGGTTCGAGGGCTCCCTGATGACCAAAGCCATCGTTAAGTCCAACGGTAGAATCACGTGGACCCCTCCGGCCAGCTACAAGTCAGCCTGCACTATGGACGTCACCTTCTTCCCCTTCGACAGACAAAACTGCTCCATGAAGTTTGGCTCCTGGACCTACGATGGTAACATGGTGGACATGATCCTGTTAGATGACTATGTAGACAGGAAGGACTTCTTCGACAACGGCGAGTGGGAGATCCTGAACGCCACGGGGGCCAGAGGAAACCGGCGGGACGGAATGTATTCCTTCCCCTTTATAACGTACTCGTTCATTCTGAAACGTCTCCCGCTGTTCTATACACTCTTTCTTATTATTCCGTGTCTCGGTCTGTCGTTCCTGACCGTGCTGGTGTTCTATCTTCCGTCGGATGAAGGGGagaagctctctctctccacctccgtCCTTGTGTCTCTCACTGTGTTCCTCCTGGTCATAGAAGAGATCATCCCATCTTCCTCCAAGGTCATCCCTCTCATCGGGGAGTACCTCCTCTTCATCATGATCTTCGTCACCCTCTCCATCATCGTCACGGTGTTTGTCATCAACGTGCACCACCGGTCCTCAGCCACCTACCACCCCATGTCACCCTGGGTTCGTTCCCTCTTCCTTCAGAGGCTACCTCGGATGCTGTGCATGCGGGGCCACACTGACCGGTACCACTACCCAGAGCTGGCGCCGGAGAGCCCTGAGCTGAATCCCCAGTCTGGGTGTCAGAGGAGCAGCGGGGCCCATGGACAGAGTCCTCTGGAGGGGAAGGAAGATGAGAGTCAAGCCTGGGTCACCATGCTGGAGAGAGCTACGTACTCCGTGCGTTACATCAGCTGCCATATACGCAAGGAACACTTTATCAGAGAG GTGGTCCTGGACTGGAAGTTTGTGGCTCAGGTTCTGGACAGGATCTTCCTGTGGGCCTTCCTCACTGTGTCTGTCCTGGGGACCATCCTAATCTTCACCCCTGCCCTGCAGATATTCCTTAGTACCCCTCCCCAGTCGGGACCCAGCAACCCCCATTAA